In Persicimonas caeni, a single window of DNA contains:
- a CDS encoding MATE family efflux transporter yields the protein MKFSALRHKHDPEILRLAVPALGSLAVDPLVSLVDTAFVGQLGTAPLGALGINASLFAMTFVIFNFLAYGTTPRVGNALGRGDRKAAGQVVIQAFTLALAAGALALALLQIFAGPILTLMGATGELREPAMTYLRIRAFAGPAVLLLNVGHGAFRGYQDTRTAMVVTIALNLVNLVLDPILIFGLGWGIAGAATATVIAQWLGALTFVWLLLKSRREELGIELVRPTLEQMLPFLRIGSSLLLRTGALVGTMTLATAVAARVGVVAVAAHQVANQLWGFLALVVDALAVAAQALVAKHLGSGDVDEARDVSDRLLQWGLGVGAVLALGFAALRPVLPGLFTDEAQTVARVMDIFIFVAVLQPINGVVFVWDGIYMGAEKFGFLAKAMVVSAAGAVAVLLLTRPMGWGLEGVWWGITALMLVRVVTLGVPYARRRVFAKPDDVPR from the coding sequence ATGAAGTTCTCCGCCTTACGCCACAAACACGACCCCGAAATCCTGCGCCTGGCCGTGCCCGCCCTGGGCAGCCTGGCGGTCGACCCGCTCGTCTCGCTGGTCGACACCGCCTTCGTCGGCCAGCTCGGCACCGCCCCGCTGGGCGCGCTGGGCATCAACGCGTCGCTCTTTGCGATGACGTTCGTCATCTTCAACTTCCTGGCCTACGGCACCACGCCCAGGGTGGGAAATGCGCTCGGGCGCGGCGACCGAAAGGCCGCCGGGCAGGTGGTCATCCAGGCGTTTACGCTGGCCCTGGCCGCCGGGGCGCTCGCGCTGGCCCTGCTCCAGATCTTCGCCGGCCCCATCCTCACCCTCATGGGGGCCACCGGTGAACTGCGCGAGCCGGCGATGACCTACCTGCGCATCCGCGCGTTCGCCGGACCCGCGGTCTTGTTGCTCAACGTCGGCCACGGGGCGTTTCGCGGCTACCAGGACACGCGCACGGCGATGGTCGTGACCATCGCGCTCAATCTGGTCAACCTGGTTCTCGACCCCATCTTGATCTTCGGGCTCGGCTGGGGCATCGCCGGGGCGGCGACCGCCACGGTGATCGCGCAGTGGCTGGGGGCGCTGACGTTCGTGTGGCTGCTGCTGAAGTCGCGCCGCGAGGAGCTCGGCATCGAGCTGGTGCGCCCGACGCTCGAGCAGATGCTGCCCTTTTTGCGCATCGGCAGCAGCTTGTTGCTCCGCACGGGCGCGCTGGTGGGCACGATGACCTTGGCCACCGCGGTCGCCGCCCGCGTGGGCGTGGTCGCCGTGGCCGCCCACCAGGTCGCCAATCAGCTGTGGGGCTTCTTGGCGCTCGTGGTCGACGCGCTCGCCGTCGCCGCCCAGGCGCTGGTGGCCAAGCATCTGGGCTCGGGCGACGTCGACGAGGCCCGCGACGTCTCCGACAGGCTGTTGCAGTGGGGATTGGGCGTGGGGGCGGTGCTCGCGCTGGGGTTCGCCGCGCTCCGCCCGGTCTTGCCGGGCCTCTTTACCGACGAGGCCCAGACGGTCGCCCGTGTGATGGACATCTTCATCTTCGTGGCCGTCTTGCAGCCGATCAACGGCGTCGTCTTCGTGTGGGACGGCATCTACATGGGCGCCGAGAAGTTCGGCTTTCTGGCCAAGGCGATGGTCGTATCGGCGGCGGGAGCGGTCGCCGTGCTCCTGCTCACCCGGCCGATGGGCTGGGGGCTCGAAGGCGTGTGGTGGGGCATCACCGCGTTGATGTTGGTGCGGGTGGTCACGCTCGGCGTGCCCTACGCTCGACGGCGTGTTTTCGCCAAACCTGACGACGTCCCGAGGTAG